The following are from one region of the Francisella opportunistica genome:
- a CDS encoding DUF2188 domain-containing protein, producing MKRKIKRGKNQFVVKHPDGWAVKGANNKKATKVTKTQKEAIEKANEIAKNQKSDTKIQGRDTKFRGGNSYGNDPYPPKDKK from the coding sequence TTGAAAAGGAAAATAAAAAGAGGGAAAAACCAATTTGTAGTTAAGCATCCCGATGGATGGGCAGTAAAAGGAGCCAATAATAAAAAAGCTACTAAAGTAACAAAAACACAAAAAGAAGCTATTGAGAAAGCTAATGAAATAGCTAAAAACCAAAAGTCAGATACAAAAATACAAGGAAGAGACACTAAGTTTAGGGGAGGAAACAGTTATGGAAATGATCCATATCCTCCAAAGGATAAGAAGTAG